From the genome of Novosphingobium sp. TH158, one region includes:
- a CDS encoding SH3 domain-containing protein yields MSSLDAKLDGRSFAMTGPMKIADPAHTPVRGDLAHIRLAGRYFVPHYAVPALHRVGPGGAQLLSSGRSDAETLAELAEGSLFEVLDIAGGTAWGQAGGEDGPVGYVPLEQLRPEA; encoded by the coding sequence TTGTCCAGCCTAGACGCCAAGCTTGACGGGCGGAGCTTCGCCATGACCGGGCCGATGAAGATCGCCGATCCGGCGCACACGCCTGTGCGCGGAGACCTGGCACACATCCGCCTCGCCGGGCGTTATTTCGTGCCGCACTATGCTGTACCCGCTCTGCACCGGGTTGGTCCGGGCGGCGCGCAGCTGCTCTCTTCCGGGCGCAGCGATGCCGAGACGCTTGCCGAGCTGGCGGAAGGGAGCCTGTTCGAGGTGCTCGACATTGCCGGCGGCACTGCCTGGGGCCAGGCGGGCGGCGAGGACGGACCGGTTGGCTATGTCCCGCTTGAGCAACTGCGGCCCGAGGCATGA
- the argC gene encoding N-acetyl-gamma-glutamyl-phosphate reductase, which yields MSTRVFIDGAAGTTGLEILERLAPRNEFELIVLDDVQRKSADARRDAYHAADFAVLCLPDDAAKEAVALAEGSKVRIIDASSAHRVADGWTYGFPEIVGREAIADAVRVTNPGCYPSGFIALVAPLVRAGLLPADWPYTVNAVSGYSGGGKALIARFEEDRDIAFRAYGLGLGHKHVPEMQKLVGLSHPPLFAPAVVPAHRGMIVEVPVPLSAMPMAGSPEVLRLALVDFYTGSAVVTVRDDRPDELLLRGSMAPSDKLELWVFGAADGSQARLVARLDNLGKGASGAAVQNLNLMAGLPETAGLSL from the coding sequence ATGAGCACGCGGGTTTTCATCGACGGTGCGGCCGGCACCACGGGCCTTGAAATCCTGGAGCGGCTTGCCCCGCGCAACGAGTTCGAGCTGATCGTCCTCGACGATGTCCAGCGCAAGAGCGCCGATGCCCGCCGCGATGCCTATCATGCTGCGGATTTCGCCGTGCTCTGCCTGCCCGACGATGCCGCCAAGGAAGCGGTTGCCCTGGCCGAGGGCAGCAAGGTGCGCATCATCGATGCCAGCTCTGCCCACCGCGTTGCCGATGGCTGGACCTATGGCTTCCCCGAAATCGTGGGGCGTGAGGCGATTGCCGATGCCGTTCGCGTCACCAATCCCGGCTGCTACCCCAGCGGCTTCATCGCGCTGGTCGCCCCGCTGGTCAGGGCGGGCCTGCTTCCGGCTGACTGGCCCTATACCGTCAATGCCGTTTCCGGCTATTCGGGCGGCGGCAAGGCGCTGATCGCCCGGTTCGAGGAAGATCGCGACATCGCATTCCGCGCCTATGGGCTTGGCCTTGGCCACAAGCACGTGCCGGAAATGCAGAAGCTGGTCGGCCTTTCCCATCCGCCGCTGTTCGCACCCGCCGTTGTCCCTGCCCATCGCGGCATGATCGTGGAAGTGCCGGTGCCGCTATCCGCCATGCCGATGGCCGGATCGCCTGAGGTGCTGCGCCTGGCGCTGGTCGATTTCTACACCGGCAGTGCGGTTGTCACCGTGCGTGACGATCGCCCGGACGAGCTGCTTCTGCGCGGATCGATGGCACCGTCGGACAAGCTTGAGCTCTGGGTGTTCGGCGCCGCCGACGGTTCGCAGGCCCGGCTGGTCGCCCGGCTCGACAACCTGGGCAAGGGTGCCAGCGGCGCGGCGGTGCAGAACCTCAACCTGATGGCCGGCCTGCCCGAGACCGCCGGCCTTTCGCTCTAG
- a CDS encoding GreA/GreB family elongation factor has product MDPKAPPISPAGLAALRARYDHLLSTERPAIVEIVSWAAGNGDRSENGDYLYGRKRMREIDRELAFLARRMKAVRVVDPARQEDRNRAWFGATVTIADEDDNHRTLTLVGDDEQDASSGLIGWSAPLARALRGASVGDLRKVRLPGGEKEWEVIAVTYPEAA; this is encoded by the coding sequence ATGGATCCGAAGGCGCCGCCGATTTCCCCGGCTGGCCTTGCCGCCCTGCGCGCCCGCTACGATCACCTGCTTTCCACCGAACGCCCGGCGATTGTCGAGATCGTATCGTGGGCGGCAGGCAATGGCGACCGCAGCGAGAACGGCGATTACCTTTACGGTCGTAAGCGGATGCGCGAGATTGACCGCGAGCTTGCCTTCCTTGCCCGCCGGATGAAGGCGGTGCGCGTGGTCGATCCTGCCCGGCAGGAAGATCGAAACCGCGCCTGGTTTGGCGCAACCGTCACTATCGCCGACGAGGATGACAATCACCGTACCCTGACCCTGGTGGGCGATGACGAGCAGGATGCATCGTCCGGGCTGATCGGCTGGTCCGCCCCGCTGGCGCGCGCCCTGCGGGGTGCGTCGGTGGGAGACCTGCGCAAGGTACGCCTGCCCGGCGGCGAGAAGGAATGGGAAGTGATCGCCGTCACCTATCCCGAAGCGGCCTGA
- a CDS encoding DUF4169 family protein: MAEIVNLRMARKARKRSEDQAKADRNRLLSGRTKAQKAIEQAENVRALRDLEGHRRDPE; this comes from the coding sequence ATGGCAGAGATCGTCAACCTGCGGATGGCCCGAAAGGCACGCAAGCGCAGCGAAGATCAGGCCAAGGCAGACCGCAACCGCCTGCTCAGCGGGCGAACCAAGGCCCAGAAGGCAATCGAGCAGGCCGAGAATGTCCGCGCCCTGCGCGATCTGGAGGGCCATAGGCGCGACCCGGAATGA
- the rlmN gene encoding 23S rRNA (adenine(2503)-C(2))-methyltransferase RlmN gives MADTAFMSIPGMIDPVPTPREVTPREDGRVDLLGLPRKAIAALFEAAGLDAKAAKLRAKQVYHWLYHRGVTDFEAMTDIAKTMRPWLAERFVVGRPEVVLAQHSSDGTRKWLLRTADGHEFEMVFIPDADRGTLCVSSQVGCTLNCRFCHTGTMRLVRNLTPGEIVGQVMLARDELGEWPRGGGTMAGLDEVEDEDGGGYSPDGRLLTNIVMMGMGEPLYNFDHVRDALKIVMDGDGLALSKRRITLSTSGVVPMMAKCGEEIGVNLAVSLHAVSKEVRDEIVPINRKYGLEELLQACADYPGASNARRITFEYVMLKDKNDSDEDARELVRLIKKYKLPAKVNLIPFNPWPGAIYECSTPERIRRFSEIVFEAGISAPVRTPRGRDIDAACGQLKTAAQKMSRAELDRLAEEKQAALG, from the coding sequence ATGGCCGATACTGCATTCATGTCGATTCCGGGAATGATCGATCCCGTCCCCACCCCGCGCGAGGTTACCCCGCGCGAGGACGGTCGTGTTGATCTGCTCGGCCTGCCAAGGAAGGCGATCGCCGCCTTGTTCGAAGCGGCAGGGCTTGATGCCAAGGCGGCAAAGCTGCGCGCCAAGCAGGTCTATCACTGGCTCTATCACCGCGGCGTGACCGATTTCGAGGCGATGACCGACATCGCCAAGACCATGCGCCCCTGGCTGGCGGAGCGCTTTGTCGTCGGTCGTCCCGAGGTCGTGCTCGCCCAGCATTCGAGCGACGGCACCCGCAAGTGGCTGCTGCGCACGGCGGACGGGCATGAGTTCGAGATGGTCTTCATCCCCGATGCGGACCGGGGCACGCTTTGCGTGTCCTCGCAGGTGGGCTGCACGCTCAACTGCCGGTTCTGCCACACGGGCACCATGCGCCTTGTCCGCAACCTGACCCCCGGGGAAATCGTCGGGCAAGTGATGCTGGCGCGCGATGAGCTGGGCGAATGGCCGCGCGGCGGCGGCACCATGGCCGGGCTGGACGAGGTAGAGGACGAGGATGGCGGCGGCTACTCGCCCGATGGCCGCCTGCTGACCAACATCGTGATGATGGGCATGGGCGAGCCGCTGTATAACTTCGACCATGTCCGCGATGCGCTGAAGATCGTCATGGACGGTGATGGCCTTGCCCTGTCCAAGCGCCGCATCACGCTGTCCACTTCGGGTGTCGTGCCGATGATGGCGAAATGCGGCGAGGAGATCGGCGTCAATCTTGCCGTCTCGCTCCACGCCGTCTCGAAGGAAGTGCGTGACGAGATCGTGCCGATCAACCGCAAGTACGGCCTTGAAGAACTGCTCCAGGCCTGTGCCGACTATCCCGGCGCATCGAACGCCCGCCGCATCACCTTCGAATATGTGATGCTGAAGGACAAGAACGACAGCGACGAGGACGCGCGCGAACTGGTGCGGCTGATCAAGAAGTACAAGTTGCCCGCCAAGGTGAACCTGATCCCGTTCAACCCATGGCCCGGTGCGATCTACGAATGCTCCACGCCCGAGCGCATCCGCCGTTTCAGCGAGATCGTGTTCGAAGCGGGCATCAGCGCCCCGGTCCGCACTCCGCGCGGGCGTGACATCGATGCCGCCTGCGGCCAGCTCAAGACCGCAGCCCAGAAGATGAGCCGCGCCGAACTGGACCGGCTGGCAGAGGAAAAGCAGGCCGCGCTCGGCTGA
- a CDS encoding glycine zipper 2TM domain-containing protein — translation MLRHSICALSLATLALPTASALARPPSWAPAHGYRAKSGAIAYRTTDNGIRYWQGSDGRYYCKRGNGTTGLLIGAALGALVGRAIDTRGERVTGTVLGGVAGAVIGREIDRGPTRCR, via the coding sequence GTGCTGCGCCATTCGATCTGCGCCTTGTCACTCGCCACCCTTGCCCTTCCCACGGCAAGCGCCCTTGCCCGTCCGCCATCATGGGCACCGGCCCACGGCTATCGCGCCAAGAGCGGGGCCATCGCCTATCGCACAACCGACAACGGCATCCGTTACTGGCAGGGATCGGACGGCCGCTATTACTGCAAGCGCGGCAATGGCACGACCGGCCTGCTGATTGGCGCGGCGCTGGGTGCGCTTGTCGGGCGCGCCATCGACACGCGCGGAGAACGCGTTACCGGCACGGTCCTGGGCGGCGTGGCCGGTGCGGTGATCGGGCGCGAGATCGATCGCGGCCCCACCCGCTGCCGCTGA
- a CDS encoding glycine zipper 2TM domain-containing protein encodes MRKSLLALSLAASASLSSPLAAAEPPLYNFGTNSSQSQATTSSNQIAYDENGNYVTPQTLGKSDKIWLDEDGQYRCKRKNGTTGLVIGAALGGFLGNRIAGRGNRTLGTIVGAVGGGLLGRSLDRGEVKCQ; translated from the coding sequence ATGCGCAAGTCGCTTCTCGCCCTCTCCCTCGCCGCTTCCGCCTCGCTGTCGAGCCCGCTCGCCGCAGCCGAACCGCCGCTGTACAATTTCGGCACCAACAGCAGCCAGAGCCAGGCGACGACCAGCAGCAACCAGATCGCCTATGACGAGAACGGCAACTATGTGACGCCGCAGACGCTGGGCAAGTCTGACAAGATCTGGCTGGACGAGGACGGACAGTACCGCTGCAAGCGCAAGAACGGCACGACCGGCCTTGTCATTGGCGCCGCCCTTGGCGGGTTCCTGGGCAACCGGATCGCCGGACGGGGCAACCGCACGCTGGGCACGATCGTCGGCGCGGTGGGTGGCGGCCTGCTCGGCCGCTCGCTCGATCGCGGCGAGGTGAAGTGCCAGTAA
- a CDS encoding PhzF family phenazine biosynthesis protein, whose protein sequence is MKLDLVDVFASGPLSGNPLGVVHGGGELSPEQMLAITRWLGFSEVTFLLPPSDPAADYRVRIFYPAGELPFAGHPTLGSAHAWLAAGGTPKRPGRIVQECGVGLVEVRQDGDRLGFRAPPLVRSGPLSEAELGEALRVSGADPARVVEAVHVANGPNWVLLRLDSAEAVLAAEPAAKAAPGTDVGLAGPCPAGSAADWELRAFFAKGTGQMAEDPVTGSFNAGVAMHLFATGLARGSYLAAQGRKTGADGLVHASQDDEGVWIGGRVRMVSAGGDLTPPA, encoded by the coding sequence GTGAAACTCGATCTCGTGGACGTGTTCGCCTCCGGCCCGCTCAGCGGCAATCCGCTGGGCGTGGTGCATGGCGGCGGCGAACTGAGCCCGGAGCAGATGCTGGCGATCACCCGCTGGCTCGGCTTTTCGGAAGTTACGTTCCTTTTGCCGCCAAGCGATCCGGCGGCCGATTACCGGGTGCGCATTTTCTACCCGGCCGGTGAACTGCCGTTTGCCGGTCATCCCACGCTCGGCAGCGCCCATGCCTGGCTCGCGGCGGGCGGTACGCCAAAACGGCCCGGCCGGATCGTGCAGGAATGCGGTGTCGGCCTGGTCGAGGTGCGGCAGGATGGAGACAGGCTGGGCTTCCGCGCACCGCCGCTCGTGCGAAGCGGACCGCTGTCCGAAGCGGAACTTGGCGAAGCGCTGCGCGTCTCTGGCGCGGACCCGGCGCGAGTGGTGGAAGCAGTGCATGTTGCCAATGGTCCCAATTGGGTGCTGCTGCGGCTGGACAGTGCCGAGGCCGTGCTTGCCGCCGAACCGGCTGCAAAGGCGGCGCCGGGAACCGATGTCGGGCTGGCCGGGCCTTGTCCGGCGGGCAGCGCGGCCGATTGGGAATTGCGCGCCTTCTTTGCCAAGGGCACCGGACAGATGGCGGAAGATCCCGTTACCGGCAGCTTCAACGCCGGGGTGGCCATGCACCTGTTCGCCACCGGGCTCGCGCGGGGCAGTTATCTTGCTGCACAAGGCCGCAAGACGGGCGCCGACGGGCTGGTCCATGCCAGCCAGGACGACGAGGGCGTGTGGATCGGTGGCCGGGTGCGGATGGTTTCGGCCGGCGGGGACCTGACGCCCCCCGCCTGA
- a CDS encoding SDR family oxidoreductase: protein MAKDKPAVLITGAARRIGATLARAFAAQGWHVVIHHGFSHKAAEALAAELPSAEVVQCDLADGDAAEAMVEAIAARLPDWRVLVNNAAVFNEDGAERIDPAVFAEAMAVNAAAPARMAQAFLRSARSAGGRRVIQFTDMKVENPNPDFFSYTMAKNALAASVRTLAMAQASPADRVYGLAPGAMLPSHDQVDEEHELSGRMNLLRRLTDPQELADAALFLAEGWLASGESLFIDSGQHLLSQPRDVLYLARGLS, encoded by the coding sequence ATGGCCAAGGATAAACCCGCCGTCCTGATCACCGGAGCCGCGCGCCGCATTGGCGCGACGCTGGCACGCGCCTTCGCCGCACAGGGCTGGCACGTGGTGATCCACCATGGTTTCTCGCACAAGGCCGCCGAAGCGCTGGCCGCCGAACTGCCTTCGGCCGAAGTGGTGCAGTGCGACCTTGCCGATGGCGATGCGGCAGAGGCCATGGTCGAGGCCATCGCTGCCCGCCTGCCGGACTGGCGCGTGCTGGTAAACAACGCCGCCGTATTCAACGAGGATGGCGCGGAACGCATCGATCCCGCCGTCTTTGCCGAAGCCATGGCTGTCAATGCCGCAGCCCCAGCCCGCATGGCACAGGCTTTCCTGCGCTCGGCGAGGTCCGCGGGCGGACGCCGGGTGATCCAGTTCACCGACATGAAGGTGGAAAATCCCAACCCGGATTTCTTTTCCTATACCATGGCCAAGAATGCGCTGGCCGCATCGGTGCGCACCCTTGCCATGGCGCAGGCGAGCCCCGCCGATCGCGTCTATGGCCTGGCCCCGGGCGCCATGTTGCCCAGCCACGACCAGGTGGACGAGGAGCATGAGCTTTCCGGGCGGATGAACCTGCTCCGTCGCCTTACCGATCCGCAGGAGCTGGCCGATGCCGCCCTGTTCCTTGCCGAAGGATGGCTGGCCAGCGGGGAGAGCCTGTTCATCGATTCCGGGCAGCACCTGCTATCCCAGCCGCGCGACGTGCTTTACCTGGCGCGCGGGCTTTCCTAA
- a CDS encoding TMEM165/GDT1 family protein has protein sequence MLEALLTSTAVVALAEIGDKTMLLAIVLAARLRAPWQIVAGIFVATILNHALAALVGREVAGLVESQGFRIAVALGFIAMAAWTLVPDKLDDDEDAAVRQRGGAFLTTLVSFFFVEIGDKTQVATIALAAHYRDVLTVAAGTTLGMMIANVPAVFLGEELVKRVSLKGARIAAAALFLVLGLWQLASALGWTG, from the coding sequence ATGCTTGAAGCCCTGCTGACCTCCACCGCCGTCGTCGCGCTCGCCGAGATCGGCGACAAGACCATGCTGCTCGCCATCGTGCTTGCCGCCCGTCTGCGCGCGCCCTGGCAGATCGTGGCGGGCATCTTCGTGGCGACGATCCTGAACCACGCACTTGCCGCGCTGGTCGGGCGCGAAGTGGCGGGGCTGGTTGAATCGCAAGGCTTCCGCATTGCCGTGGCGCTGGGTTTCATCGCTATGGCCGCCTGGACACTGGTGCCCGACAAGCTTGATGATGACGAGGATGCCGCCGTCCGCCAGCGCGGCGGTGCCTTCCTCACCACGCTCGTCTCGTTCTTCTTCGTCGAGATCGGCGACAAGACGCAGGTGGCCACCATTGCCCTTGCTGCCCATTACCGCGATGTCCTGACAGTCGCGGCGGGCACCACGCTGGGCATGATGATCGCCAATGTCCCCGCCGTCTTCCTGGGCGAGGAACTGGTGAAGCGCGTGTCGCTGAAGGGAGCGCGCATTGCAGCCGCGGCGCTTTTCCTCGTCCTCGGCCTCTGGCAACTCGCCTCGGCGCTCGGGTGGACCGGTTGA
- a CDS encoding cyclopropane-fatty-acyl-phospholipid synthase family protein yields MWLLDKMLRALVRKGRLVLTDHDGREYAYGEPDAPALRIRLTDKGAALHIARDPRVGTGEAYMDGRLVIEPPHDVRDFILFIMSQGSADSVAPRNPLRRLADRIGSKLDQNNYRARARQNVEHHYDLTRRFYELFLDSDRQYTMAYWRDAQGTLEQAQLAKKALIAAKLRIEPGQGSGMRVLDIGSGWGGFGLFLNRHYGCEVLGVSLAPDQVRFANERAQAAGVADEVKFELIDYRDVNTRFDRIASVGMFEHVGLKNYDEYFAKTWDLLEPDGVMLTHTIGRTKQAGATDKWNRKYIFPGHYLPAASEMSAAIERTGWEISDLEVMRYHYALTLAEWYRRTTMHREEIEKLYDARFFRMWQFYLAGAEQGFRHGNLVNFQFQTVKRRDAVPMTRDYIEAEMLRLLSLEEAPEWHLERQAAE; encoded by the coding sequence ATGTGGCTGCTCGACAAGATGCTCCGCGCGCTGGTCCGCAAGGGTCGGCTGGTCCTTACCGATCATGACGGCAGGGAATACGCTTACGGTGAGCCCGATGCGCCGGCGCTGCGCATCCGCCTGACGGACAAGGGTGCGGCCCTCCACATCGCCCGGGATCCCCGCGTCGGCACCGGCGAGGCCTATATGGACGGCCGGCTGGTGATCGAGCCGCCACACGACGTGCGCGACTTCATCCTGTTCATCATGAGCCAGGGTTCCGCCGATTCCGTCGCCCCGCGCAATCCGCTGCGCCGTCTGGCCGACCGGATCGGATCGAAGCTCGACCAGAACAACTACCGTGCCCGCGCCCGCCAGAATGTCGAGCATCATTATGATCTTACGCGGCGGTTTTATGAGCTGTTCCTCGATTCCGACCGCCAGTACACCATGGCCTACTGGCGCGATGCCCAGGGCACGCTTGAGCAGGCGCAACTGGCCAAGAAGGCGCTGATCGCCGCAAAGCTGCGGATCGAGCCGGGCCAGGGTTCCGGAATGCGGGTGCTGGACATCGGTTCCGGCTGGGGCGGCTTCGGGCTGTTCCTCAACCGGCATTATGGCTGCGAAGTGCTCGGCGTCAGCCTTGCGCCAGACCAGGTGCGCTTTGCCAATGAACGGGCGCAAGCCGCGGGCGTGGCCGACGAGGTGAAGTTCGAACTGATCGACTATCGCGACGTCAACACCCGGTTCGACCGGATCGCCAGCGTCGGCATGTTCGAGCATGTCGGGCTGAAGAACTACGACGAGTATTTCGCCAAGACCTGGGACCTGCTGGAGCCGGACGGGGTGATGCTCACTCACACCATCGGGCGCACGAAGCAGGCGGGCGCGACGGACAAGTGGAACCGCAAATACATCTTCCCCGGGCACTACCTGCCGGCAGCCAGCGAAATGTCTGCCGCGATCGAGCGTACCGGCTGGGAAATCTCCGACCTTGAGGTGATGCGCTATCACTACGCCCTGACCCTCGCCGAATGGTACCGCCGCACCACGATGCACCGCGAGGAGATCGAAAAGCTCTACGACGCGCGCTTCTTCCGCATGTGGCAGTTCTACCTCGCGGGGGCGGAACAGGGTTTCCGCCATGGCAACCTGGTCAATTTCCAGTTCCAGACCGTGAAGCGGCGCGACGCCGTGCCCATGACGCGGGACTATATTGAGGCAGAGATGCTGCGCCTGCTTTCGCTGGAAGAAGCTCCCGAATGGCATCTGGAACGACAGGCCGCCGAATAG
- a CDS encoding argininosuccinate synthase — protein sequence MSDIKRVVLAYSGGLDTSVILKWLQVTYNCEVVTFTADLGQGEELEPARAKAKLMGVPDHHIYIDDLREEFVRDFVFPMMRANARYEGDYLLGTSIARPLISKRLVEIAHETGADAVAHGATGKGNDQVRFELSAYALDPSIKVIAPWREWDLTSRTALIDWAEKHQIPVPKDKRGESPFSTDANLLHTSSEGKVLEDPWEETPDYVYSRTVNPEDAPDAPEYITIDFEKGDGVALNGVAMSPAALLTALNDLGRKHGIGRLDLVENRFVGMKSRGMYETPGGEIYARAHRGIESITLDRGAAHLKDELMPKYAELIYNGFWFAPEREMLQAAIDLSQEKVSGTVRVKLYKGQASVVGRKSPNSLYSERHVTFEDDAGAYDQKDAAGFIKLNALRLRLLAQRDR from the coding sequence ATGTCCGACATCAAGCGCGTCGTCCTTGCCTACAGCGGCGGCCTCGACACTTCTGTGATCCTCAAGTGGCTGCAGGTCACCTATAACTGCGAAGTGGTGACCTTCACCGCCGATCTCGGCCAGGGTGAAGAGCTGGAGCCGGCGCGCGCCAAGGCCAAGCTGATGGGCGTTCCCGACCACCACATCTACATCGACGACCTGCGCGAGGAATTCGTCCGCGATTTCGTCTTCCCGATGATGCGCGCCAATGCCCGCTACGAAGGCGATTACCTGCTGGGCACCTCGATCGCCCGCCCGCTGATCTCCAAGCGCCTTGTCGAAATCGCGCACGAAACCGGTGCCGATGCGGTTGCCCACGGTGCCACCGGCAAGGGTAATGACCAGGTGCGTTTCGAACTGTCGGCCTATGCGCTCGATCCCTCGATCAAGGTCATCGCGCCGTGGCGCGAATGGGACCTGACCAGCCGCACCGCGCTGATCGACTGGGCCGAAAAGCACCAGATCCCGGTCCCCAAGGACAAGCGCGGCGAAAGCCCCTTCTCCACCGACGCGAACCTGCTGCACACCTCTTCGGAGGGCAAGGTGCTGGAAGATCCGTGGGAAGAAACCCCGGACTATGTCTATTCGCGCACGGTGAACCCCGAGGACGCGCCCGATGCGCCGGAATACATCACCATTGACTTCGAAAAGGGCGATGGCGTCGCACTGAACGGCGTCGCCATGTCGCCGGCAGCCCTGCTGACCGCACTGAACGACCTTGGCCGCAAGCATGGCATCGGCCGGCTCGACCTCGTCGAGAACCGCTTCGTCGGCATGAAGAGCCGCGGCATGTACGAAACCCCGGGCGGCGAGATCTACGCCCGCGCTCACCGAGGCATCGAGAGCATCACGCTGGACCGCGGTGCTGCCCACCTCAAGGACGAGCTCATGCCCAAGTATGCCGAGCTCATCTACAACGGCTTCTGGTTCGCGCCCGAGCGCGAGATGCTGCAGGCGGCGATCGACCTCAGCCAGGAAAAGGTTTCGGGCACGGTCCGCGTCAAGCTGTACAAGGGCCAGGCTTCGGTTGTCGGCCGCAAGAGCCCCAACAGCCTCTATTCGGAACGCCACGTCACTTTCGAGGATGACGCAGGCGCTTACGACCAGAAGGACGCTGCGGGCTTCATCAAGCTGAACGCGCTGCGCCTGCGGCTGCTCGCCCAGCGCGACCGCTGA
- a CDS encoding DUF3617 domain-containing protein, whose translation MIRKLLPIAALAALSACGKADGELNAGNWKTTMKITSFEIPGAPAEMQAAMHERMKLMMTQGQSMEMCMTEAQAKAGVRDFSKNAQQGDCTLDPYEQGGGKMSGTLKCKAGMFGADGMKMDGTYTADKVDMNMAADIQQPSLPGGKATIKMNVVSERTGDCAK comes from the coding sequence ATGATCCGCAAATTGCTCCCCATCGCCGCGCTGGCTGCGCTTTCGGCCTGCGGCAAGGCCGATGGCGAACTCAATGCCGGCAACTGGAAGACGACGATGAAGATCACCAGCTTCGAGATTCCCGGCGCTCCTGCGGAAATGCAGGCCGCGATGCATGAGCGGATGAAGCTGATGATGACGCAGGGGCAGTCGATGGAAATGTGCATGACCGAGGCCCAGGCCAAGGCCGGCGTGCGGGACTTCTCGAAGAACGCCCAGCAGGGCGACTGCACGCTCGATCCCTATGAGCAGGGCGGCGGCAAGATGAGCGGTACGCTCAAGTGCAAGGCCGGCATGTTCGGCGCTGACGGCATGAAGATGGACGGCACCTATACCGCCGACAAGGTGGACATGAACATGGCGGCCGATATCCAGCAGCCTTCGCTTCCCGGCGGCAAGGCGACGATCAAGATGAACGTCGTTTCCGAACGCACCGGCGATTGCGCCAAGTAA
- a CDS encoding CHRD domain-containing protein, with protein MDRTKTRAAAALALAGMVLGPNPTLAAPVKLTATLSGANETAGGDPDGSGGFSVEIDAESNDFCYTLWTEKLGKFTAAHVHKGEAGSDGAPLVTLQVTGKDSDMCVAVDAAKLEPIIAKPEGWYVNVHTAEFPKGAVRGQLGK; from the coding sequence ATGGACCGAACGAAGACAAGAGCTGCCGCTGCACTGGCGCTGGCCGGAATGGTGCTGGGGCCGAACCCCACGCTGGCTGCACCGGTGAAGCTGACCGCAACGCTTTCAGGCGCGAACGAGACGGCCGGCGGCGATCCTGACGGCAGCGGGGGTTTCTCCGTCGAGATCGACGCCGAGAGCAATGACTTCTGCTACACCCTGTGGACCGAGAAACTGGGCAAGTTCACTGCCGCGCACGTGCACAAGGGCGAGGCGGGATCGGACGGCGCACCATTGGTGACCCTGCAAGTCACCGGCAAGGACAGCGACATGTGCGTGGCGGTCGACGCCGCCAAGCTGGAGCCGATCATTGCCAAGCCGGAAGGCTGGTATGTCAATGTCCATACCGCCGAGTTCCCGAAGGGCGCGGTGCGCGGACAGCTCGGCAAATAG
- a CDS encoding CHRD domain-containing protein, with translation MKLTATLSGGAEVPGPGDADGTGSFTARLIPGKGELCYKLVVSGIATATGAHIHTGAATEAGPVAAPLTVGDGTAETCTTIATDLAHAIARSPAGFYVNVHNAEFPNGAVRGQLTR, from the coding sequence ATGAAGCTGACCGCCACGCTCTCTGGCGGGGCGGAAGTGCCGGGACCCGGCGACGCCGATGGCACCGGCAGCTTCACGGCGCGGCTGATCCCCGGGAAGGGTGAGCTTTGCTACAAGCTGGTCGTCTCCGGCATTGCCACTGCCACCGGCGCGCACATCCACACCGGTGCAGCCACCGAGGCAGGCCCTGTCGCAGCGCCGCTGACGGTTGGTGACGGTACGGCGGAAACCTGCACGACGATCGCCACGGACCTTGCCCACGCCATCGCGCGTTCGCCCGCGGGCTTTTACGTCAACGTCCACAATGCAGAGTTCCCGAACGGCGCGGTGCGCGGCCAGCTGACGCGCTAA